CTGGGAAAGTGAACTTTACTTCATAGTTCATTGGCTCAAACTGGGTCATATGCCAATCCCTAGAGCCATCACAGACAAAGGGAAATGACAAAGAGGAAAGAACTCTGGTTTATTTAGGACCAACTATGATTTCTCTTCTGGGGTTGGGTTGGGGATTGCCTTCCCTGGGATCAAGGGATCTTTGCCAGGCGTCCAAAGCGTTATGCAGTTTCTGTTAACCAAGAATGTCTTTCAGACAGTAGTgaattgttgtttgtttgttttttgttttgttttgtttttttgccacaACGCTGCACAGATATTTCTATAGTAACATGTTTTTGGAGATTTCCTAAATGCCTTAGAATATAAGAAAACCAGAGTATTTATTGGTATGTGCTCTtcatattttagtaaaaaataattttacaaaatttgaAATCATTCAGAGTAGATCATTGAAAGTCTTTGTTAAAGTGTTTCAGACTGACTCGTCAGAAATGTTATAGAAGTTAATTCTGTGTTTGATGGGAGGTTGAACTAGATTCTAATATCCTGCCTCTGTTTCTCATCTCAGTGACCTTCAGTCCTTGTCTGTAAATGATGACATCAGTGAATTTGTTGATGTTTATTCTGTGAATCTGTCCTTTGTTTCAGCTGGTGTAACTCATGCTTAAAGATCACTTGCTCATAACACTATTGTggattccttttttccccttgaggGTCTGTATTACCCTATCCCTAGTTAGACTAGAGAAGTTAGATCGAAGGCAGGAACAGACTGAAGAGGGGAGCccttaaggaaagaaaatacatgaattcagatattttttttgtATCCTAGGCTAATTGACTTTCAACTATACCCTTCCAGTGCTAAGTGTTCTCCCCATTCCAGTTTATATATAGTTCCCTGTACCCCTTCATGTCTCTTCAGGAAAGTTGCAAACATTAGCAGTGCTCTTGCGACAGCTCAAGGTGGAGGGCCACCGGGTGCTCATATTCACCCAGATGACCCGAATGCTGGATGTACTGGAGCAGTTTCTCACCTATCATGGCCACCTCTACTTGCGTCTGGATGGGTCTACTAGAGTTGAACAGAGACAGGTAATCTAGGCATTGTAGCCCTTAGAAACTCACCTCAGCTTCTGTCTCCTTTTTGCAGGCTTTGGGGTCCCAGAAGGGGTTAGTCTAAGCCTTGGGTCTATTTCGGGGGATGTCTTCCAATgctatctttttttcccccctttccctaTAGGCCTTGATGGAACGATTCAATGCAGACAAACGCATATTCTGCTTCATCCTTTCAACTCGGAGTGGGGGTGTGGGTGTGAACCTGACGGGAGCAGATACCGTTGTTTTTTATGACAGCGACTGGAATCCCACCATGGATGCTCAGGCCCAGGATCGTTGTCACCGAATTGGCCAGACCCGAGATGTTCACATCTATAGGTATTGCGCTGTCTCCCCTTATCTTGTTTCCCCTTTGCTGATAGGGTTTTATTGATGTATTTGGCTGTTTACACATGGTTTTCATCACCCCGCTAGGCTTATCAGTGAACGGACAGTGGAGGAGAACATCCTAAAAAAAGCAAATCAGAAGAGAATGCTGGGAGACATGGCCATTGAGGGAGGCAACTTTACCACAGCCTATTTCAAACAGGTACTGCTATTTTCCAGCCTAGGAAGGGGAGAGAACTGCTATGCCTGTAGCAGTTACTCCTGCCTATGAAAGGATGCTTTGATTTCTACAGACCAGTGGCACCTTCTTCATCCAGTGATACCTCTGTTACTTCTAAGGGCCGTCAACCTCATAGCTGTAGACCTGGGACCAGGATTCTATTGGCTCTGAcatttttcctctgttctttccaAAGCAGACCATCCGAGAACTGTTCGATATGCCCCTGGAGGAGCCATCTGGCTCCTCTATACCCTCTGCccctgaagaggaggaagagactgTGGCCAGCAAGCAGACCCACATCCTGGAGCAGGTGAAAAAAGGGGTCAATCCCTAGTGGAGAGCTAATGGTTAACAGTGTGTGTTGTCTCTTGGTTTGTTGAGCTTGTCTAGGGGGGAAGAACTCTCTCTGCTGCTTCTTGGCCTTTGGTAGTTGTGAATAGATTGCTTATTGGTTCACATGATTTCATAGAAAAAAGActatttaaagttttcatttctaattctgAATTCTAGCTGTGCTTCTTAATAATTGTATTTGTTAAAACAGGTCTTTTTAATCTTCTGAGCcttaactttctgcttttctgaaatgCTAACGAGAAGGAAGTAACTGAGGTTAAGCAGCTAAGTGGATTAAGAAGTGCTTTATACATGGTGTAGAATTCTTGTTTTCTAAACATTGATGCCAAATAGAATCACTTGAAAAGCTTTTAAACGGATTGATTCCTGGGCCCCATCCGAAAGTCGTCTAAATCATTTTTGGAGGTGAGGTCTGGGCATATGTATTTTTTCAGAGCTCTTCAGAAGTAGACAAATATTTAAGAACTACAGGTGTAGAGTATTATGGAGATGTTTTTCTATACTAAGCACCTTCCCCTCATTGTTGAGCACACTCCAGGTTCTTTAGTGACTTTGTAAGCTCCCTGCAAATCACAGGAGAAATATTAGATGCAGTTAGTCTGTTGTCATAAGGCATCAGAGTGCAAAATAGAGGTTTGTATTCAaaactttctgctttttaaaagagaTCAAAGGTTGACTTGAACAGAAAGGAAATAGAGCGAGAGATCACTAAAAGTTATTTTATCCTAGTGGGAGTCCTGGTCAAATTCATTCCATCCTATGCAGACTACTGCATTGCTTTAGTACTTTGGGGGCCCAGAAGAGAGTTGAGTTCTCTTAAAAATTTGGTGGTTTGGgtattaaccttttaaaaaacctgGGCTGTGACCAGATaatatttgattgattgattctaCAATCTGTTACCTTTAtaacacttcataaattataagCATACATtctcctggctggtatggttcagtggactgaatgccagcctgggaaccaaatggtcactggtttgtttcctagtcagggtacatgcttgcgttgtgggccgggtccccatttgggggcatgcaagaggcatctgattgatgtgtctttcacacattgatgtttctctccctctcttccttcctcccttcccctctctctaaaaatgaataaaaaatcttttaaaatcataaacatacagtatgtttaaatataataaatgtctcAGGGTAGGCAGGAAAAGGGCTGTGattatcattttacagatgaaaaaaactgTTCCTTAGAAATTAACTGACTTTTCCATGAAAAAAGACAAGGGCAAAACAAGGACTAGGACCCAGGGTTTTGAGcccattgcttttttcttttattttttggtgtaaATTTGGCCTCAGATTGTGGCcagaatcagccctggccaggtagttcaggtGGTAGGAGTGTTGTCTCATataccaaagcgttgcaggtttgatccttgttGGGGGCacgtataggaggcaactgatcgatgttgctctctcccctccttcctctctctctcaaatcaataaacatatccttgggtgagaattaaaaggaaaaaaattttgggGGGCCCAGAATCAAATCCTAGGATTGTAGTTTGTTAATTCTCAGGAATTTTCTTCAACACACCCTTGCAGGCATTGTGTCGGGCAGAGGGATGAAGAGGACCATCAGAGCAGCCACCCAGGCCAAGGCTGAACAGGTGGCTGAGCTTGCAGAATTCAATGAGAATGATGGATTTCCTGCTggtgagggagaggaggctggTCGGCCTGGGGCTGAGGATGAGGAGATGTCTCGGGCTGAGCAGGAAATTGCTGCCCTTGTAGAACAGGTCAGTGTTGGACCCACTAGTTCTCAACCTTCCCCTCTATAATTCCTTCCTCTGGACTCTGTGACCCTCCTGTCTTCCCTGGTAAAAATAATCAGGGCTGATGGACCCTGAGCACCAGGTCCCTATGTTTATCACCCCTGCTCCTCCCTACAGCTGACCCCTATTGAGCGGTATGCTATGAAATTCCTGGAAGCCTCACTGGAGGAGGTGAGCCGAGAGGAACTCAAGCAGGCAGAAGTAAGTAGTTCTAGCGGGTGGGGTTGCAAGTGGGAAGCTACTGCTTTTTACCCACTCACCACCCTGCTTGCCTCTTTCTGACCCCCCTGTGGGCTCTGTTGTTGGTAGGAACAAGTGGAAGCTGCCCGGAAGGACTTGGACCAAGCCAAGGAGGAGGTGTTCCGCCTACctcaagaggaagaggaggggccgAGGGCTGGGGATGAGGTTTCCTGTGGGACTGGTGGAGGCAGCCACCGGCGAAGTAAGAAGGTTAAGGCTCCTGAGAGGCCAGGGACTCGAGTCAGTGAGCGTCTTCGTGGAGCCCGGGCTGAGACTCAAGGGGCAAACCACACTCCTGTCGTATCCACCCATCATACCCGCAGTACCTCCACAACCCCCCGCTGCAGCCCCGCCAGGGAGCGAGTTCCTAAGCCAGCATCTAGGCCTCGACTTACTCCAGGTTCAGCTCCTGCTGCAATTCCTGTCCCAGTTCCTGCCCCAATTCCCATTTCAGCTCCAAATCCATTAACCATGCTTCCTGTCCATATATCACCTtcccccccacttcctctgcagattcctccctcctcttctgcctGTACACCTCCTCCTGCCTGTACCCCTCCACCAGCTCATACCCCTCCTCCAGCCCAAACCTCTGTCTTAACTCCTACCTCCCCCCTCTTGCTTGGTCTACCTTCTGTGCCCATCTTCCCTCCAGTCACCAACCTACCCTTGGGCTTGGGACCTGAGGCAGAGCTGTGTGCACAAACATTAGCATCTACTGAGTCCCTGGAGCAGGCTGATAACGCCTGTTCTGAGACTTCCTCGCTTATGCCCCCTTGTGTGCCCCCTAAGGATCTGTTGCCAGTTGCTGTTGAGATCCTGCCTGTGTCAGAGAAGAACCTTTCTCTCACTTCTTCTGCACCTAGCCCAATCCTGGAGGCTGGCAGCTTCCCCAATGGTCAAGAGCAGGAGGTACCTGAACCTGCTGAGGGGACCATCCTCACTGTACTGCCTGATGGTGAGGAGGTGCCCGTGTGTCTTAGTGAGAACAATGGGCTGACGCTCCCACCTTCAGCAGCATCTGATGAGCTATTTCATTTGCCATTGGAAGCTGACAAGAACTCAGAAGAGCTGGTGGAGGCCAGGACCCCAACATCCAGCCCACAGAAGCCACAGGAACTTGTTTCAGCTGAGGTTACAGCTCCATCAACCTCATCCTCAGCCACCTCCTCACCTGAGGGTTCTTCGCTTGCCCGGCCCCCTCGTCGTCGCACCAGTGCTGATGTAGAAATTAGGGGTCAGGGGGCTGGTCGGCCAGGGCTCCCTCCAGGCCCTAAAGTGCTTCGCAAATTGCCTGGACGGCTAGTGACTGTGGTAGAAGAAAAGGAACTGGTGAGGCGACGGCGACAGCAGCGGGGAACTGCCAGTACCCTAGTGCCTGGGGTCTCTGAGACTGGTGCCAGCCCAGGAAGCCCATCTACCCGCAGCATGTTGGGGCCAGaatcctcacctcccaccagtGGGCCCTGTGAAGCTGCTCCCCCATCCACACTGCCCACCCCAACCCAGCAGCCCTTCGTAGCTCGCCGTCGCATTGAGCTGGGGGTGACTGGAGAGGGCAACCCAGAGAATGGAGAAGGGTCTCTGCTTGCTATCACCCCTCCTGCTGTGAAACGTCGGAGGGGGAGGCCTCCCAAGAAGAACAGGTCTCCAGCAGATGCTGGGCGAGGGGTTGATGAGGCACCTTCATCCACCTCTAAGGGAAAAACCAATGGGGCTGACCCAGTCCCTGTGGCTGAAACCCTTACTGTTGCAGAGTCTGTCCTTGGACCCCAGCCAATTCGTAAACCCGAGCCCATCCTGTCACCTGTGGAGAAAAGAAGGCGTGGTCGGCCCCCTAAGGCACGAGATTTACCCGTTCCTGGGACCATTTCCTCTCCAGGGGATGGCAGCTTAGAGAGCCGGACACAGCCACTCCCAGTACCACCACCCGTGCCACcactcccaacaccacttgtatCCTGTCCCGTTGCTACTGTCACCAACACTGTCACCACTCTCACCATTTCAACATCCCCACCCAAGCGGAAGCGGGGCCGACCTCCCAAGAATCCACCATCACCTCGGCCCAGCCATCACCCTGTCTTGGACCGTGACACCTCATCTGTCCTTGAGAGCTGTGGATTGGGGAGGCGGCTGCAACCCCAGGGCCAAGGGGAGAGTGAGGGTAGTTCCTCTGATGAGGATGGAAGCCGCCCTCTCACCCGCCTGGCCCGCTTGCGCCTTGAAGCAGAGGGAATGCGGGGAAAGAAGAGTGAAGGGTCCATGGTAGTGGCTGTAATTCAGGATGACCTGGATTTAGCAGATGGTGGGCCAGGCGGGTTAGAATCGACGCCTCCTGTGGTCTCATTGGCTCCAAAACTGCGCTCCACCCGGCTGCGTCCAGGGTCTCTAGTTCCCCCACTAGAGACTGAGAAGGTGCCTCGAAAACGGCCAGGGGTCCAAGTTagcaggggccctgggcctgcaAAGCGGGGCCGCCTACAGTCCCCAAGTCCCTTGGGGCCTGAGGGTTTAGTAGAGGAGTCAGAGGCTGAAGCCtcaggtgaggaggaggaaggggatggGACCCCACGCCGCCGGCCTGGCCTCCACCGGCTTGGTGGGACAACCAACCAAGGGGACCAGCGCATCCTGCGCAGTAgtgctcctccccaccctgctggccCTACTATTAGTCACAGAGGTCGAAAGGCCAAGACGTGAGTAGGCCGCCCTTCCACCTAGGCTTTCCACCATGGCCGCTCTCCCTCCACAACCAGGCCTAATTTTGTTAACCACTACTTGAAGTCTTATGAGGGGGAAAGCCTCCAGGGAGGTATAGGggccttctcccttctttccaccaaaGTAGGGGGTAGGCAGCTGGTTGTTGTGGAAATGGGGCACTTCACATAtcccttcccttccaccccaCATGGCTGGGCAGTGTTAGGGTGGCAAGATagtctctgtccccaccccccttgATTCCCAAGCAACCTTTCACAGCCCCCCACCCttagggaagggggaggggcttaTCTacaatgagttttttttttctttttttttttttttaagaagaaaaaaataataaacttagtTTCTGTATGAGCATCCGCGTAAGGAGGCTTCTGATTTTTTGGGTCTGGTGGAGGGTTGGGTGGGCACTTGGGcatcttttctcttgctcctgccAAGATCTTAGTATGTCATCTCTGACCCATACTCACATATCTTTGAGGTAGAAATCTCCGTCCAAGAAGAGGGAGGATTTGGCAAATCTTGTCTCCTGGTAGGGTGCCTTTCCCTAAAGTTTACAGTCACTCAAAGTCATACTTTTTCTCGACCTTTTCTCAGTTCCTGGACTTTCAGTCAGAGTTCTCTGATGCCTTAGGCCTTCCTGTGCTTTTATCTCCCTTACTCAGGTGCTTTTACTCCTTCAGGAGGCAGGCATCACTACCTTGAGTTGCTCCCATTGTTTTCCATCCTTTGGTTTCCTCCATCTAGCCAAACTGGTTTGAGTCAGCTACACCCCCATATGAGCTCCTGGGGCTCTTCAGGTGGTGGCTGGCCACTCAACCCACCCCCTGGGCTGGCTTGGAGCTCTGAGTCAGTTCCATCTCTACCCAAGCCAAATCAAACCTGAGGCAGAAGCCGAAACTCACAGTACCTCAAGGCCTATAGCCAGGTAAGAGCCCctgttcattttacattttctctgatCTCAACTCCCTGGGCCTCTCCTTTTGTCACCCCCAACCATGTCTGTATCCGTTCACCTCATGGGAATTCTTTCCTCATACCTACTTCTGCAGCTTTGTGGCATATGTTCTTTGTTCTCTGCTTATCTTGTCTCTTCCACCCTTTGTATCCTGTGTTGTATTCAGAGAACTGtaaatgctttaattttatcTAGGATGTAGGAGAATGGTTGGAGATGATGGTTTGGTACCAGAGCTCAGAGGACCTGAGAAATAGGGAAATGAGAAATGATTAAATAGGGCATCATTATGCAGGTTTCTGTGTGGGTTATGAAGTCATCCGGACTTGGTGATGATCTAATTGTGTTGTGTGGCCTGGGTTGAAATGGAGAGAGGACATGGTAAGGAGTCAGCATAGCAAAGGAGACCCCAGTTTGGGGAGGTAAGGTCTTTCTGATGTTGTTTGCTCAACTCTAAAGGCAGCTTAGATGGGTATTTTTCCCAATCCAGAGAATTGTGTTTTCATGTGAAATGACTGTTCAGGGCCTAGGGTGCCATTTTCAGATCCCTCCTTAATATTCCTGAGGAACTTAAGGAAATTTTAGTGCTCTttgaaatacagtttaaaaatcaGACTTTGGTAGTCTCAGATTTCTAGCAGGTGTTGAGATTCTATTTCTTGTTTCTCAGTGTGTACCAGTCATATTGCTTTTCCCTACTTGTCAGAACAATACTACAGATAATGCTATGTTCACACTGGCTTGCCTTTAAAGACTCCGTATCTTAGGCTGAGGAAAAAGGATTTCAGCCACACATGTCCTCTGTTGGTCTATGAGTCATTAGAGGAATTCCCCAGTAAGGTAGCATTCCTGAGAGTTGGGCTAGGCCACAAGACAGGATCAGAAAGGGACAGAGTCTGAGCAAGCCAGGCCAAGGGCTCAGTTTTGGGGCTTAAAAGTACCTTGACTGTATTACCCACAGGTGATGGAGGACGAGGAGAATGCAGTGGAAGTCTTGGTGAGCAACACGGAAGCTGCTCATTCTCCATCCCCCATTCGCTGCTGCTGGCTCCGCCTCCGCTACTTGGCAGCTACTAGCATTATCTGTGGCTGCTCTTGCCTGGGAGTCATggcccttgtgtttgccatcAAGGTGAGGAATGCAGTACCTATGGGAGCAGAAGGGTGGGTGTAGTAAGGTAATTGGTACATATATCTGGTATATCTACTCTGATCAAATAGTTACTAAGTACCTGTCAAAGCTTAGTGTTGAGCTTTGTGCCAGAACTAAGAATAAGACATGGTTCCTGCTGTCAAAGCTTCTACAGTCTAATGAAAGAGATATCTGTGAAAATGGATAATTATTAATGAAAAGTAGCTCATTGGTACTATGGTGGAAAAACCACAGGGTAttctgggagctggggaggatATATGTGTGTGATTACATATGTGTACATAAGGGTAGGTGGCAGGAAAATAATCATATAGAATGAGTGAATTAGGGTAAAAGGGCACTGCAGGTAAAGGAAGCAGTGTGTACAATGGCCTGGATTGTTAGTTCAGCATGACTGGACCAGTGAGAAATAGTGAGAGATGAAGCCAGAGGGCCCAGATCCCCAAGGGCCTCCAGTGTTTAGGAGTTCAACTTTAACTCCTTTTGAAACTACTGGGCAACTTTTGAAAATACTGGGGAACCATTCAAGGGTTTTTGCAGAGGAGAGGAACGTGGTCAAATTTGTGTTTCAGTAAGATCGACTCTCAAGGCGAACATGGAAAATGAATTGGAAGAGGCAAGACTGGAGGCAGCTGAGCAGTGATGAGAGCAATTTGTAGGAGCCCAGGAGAAGCTATAGGGGTTTTGAGAAGGCTTCACCATTTCAAAATTCCTAAGAGAAACTGCACATTTACCTTTTGAAAGGTCACACATGCTAACTTAAACATGCTGGAATTTTCTCAACCCTAGTTGTATTTTAACAATCAGAAATTGTATTCCTGTCATCATAAGAATTTCTGGGCTCCATTAGGACAAAATCATAAAAAGTAATTCTTAATAATGAAAAAGATGAGGGATGAGGACCATTGGACTAATGAGAATAGGATGTTCTTTGGACATGAGTGAAATACTCCTAGCTTACTATTCCTCGCCAAGAATTTCAAATTTGGAATGAATTTGGAATGAGGAGAAAAGGATAGGGAATTAAAGGATTGAAAAGTACTTGAACATGTGTGATCTTGTGAGCTAACAGTGGCCACCCTGAAAAGCAAGCAGAGCAGAATGGATAACTTACTTTGCAGATGAGGCATGAGAAATAGAAACTGGAAAAGGAGGTAGATGATTTGAGTGTGAGGTTTTCAGCCGTGACAAAGGTGGAAGATTGGAGTGGGGCACTGGGCACTTTGGGACAGAAGCAGGGGGAGAACCTAATTAAAACCTGCCCCCACAGGCGGAAGAGCGGCATAAGGCAGGCCAGTCCGAGGAAGCCGTGCACTGGGGGGCCCGGGCCCGGAGGTTCATCCTGGCCAGCTTTGCCGTCTGGCTTGCCATCCTCATTATGGGCCCCCTGCTTCTGTGGCTGCTCTCTTACGCCATCGCTCAAGCTGAGTGACTCTGGGTGGCCTCTGCTG
This sequence is a window from Phyllostomus discolor isolate MPI-MPIP mPhyDis1 chromosome 3, mPhyDis1.pri.v3, whole genome shotgun sequence. Protein-coding genes within it:
- the TMEM265 gene encoding transmembrane protein 265: MEDEENAVEVLVSNTEAAHSPSPIRCCWLRLRYLAATSIICGCSCLGVMALVFAIKAEERHKAGQSEEAVHWGARARRFILASFAVWLAILIMGPLLLWLLSYAIAQAE